A part of Lactobacillus sp. ESL0700 genomic DNA contains:
- a CDS encoding MupG family TIM beta-alpha barrel fold protein, whose translation MTMRHIGLSIYPDHSDEKQDEQYLLLGEKYGFTRIFMSMLEAKDVAATKKKFQHIIQFGNKHGFATTLDVSPSIFKQLGISYTDLSFFKEIGATAIRLDEGFDGRTEAELTFNPEHMIIELNMSNNTGYLDNVLSYQANEPFIYGCHNFYPQVGCGLEDNFFEECSKNFKKHGIHTAAFVSSQCGTHGPWDVNDGLPTREADRHLPIEVQAKSLFMTNLIDDVIIGNSYASEDELRRLSELDRYELSFDVEMLPGISPLEQKILLEDKHFRRGDSNALVARSTMPRVWHKAEANPAHDNQTQFEVGDILIGNDGFGIYKNELQVVLQPHSDERKNKIAAIKPEELPLLKYLRPWTKFKFESHQN comes from the coding sequence ATGACAATGCGCCACATTGGGTTATCAATTTATCCCGATCACAGTGATGAAAAACAGGACGAACAATATTTACTACTTGGTGAAAAATATGGCTTCACTCGGATTTTTATGAGTATGTTGGAAGCTAAGGATGTTGCAGCCACTAAGAAAAAGTTTCAACATATTATTCAGTTTGGGAACAAGCATGGCTTTGCTACAACCTTGGATGTTTCACCAAGTATCTTTAAGCAATTAGGGATTTCATATACCGATTTGTCATTTTTTAAAGAAATAGGAGCTACTGCAATTAGACTTGATGAAGGATTTGACGGCAGAACAGAGGCAGAACTAACATTTAATCCGGAACACATGATTATTGAATTAAACATGAGCAATAATACCGGGTACTTGGATAACGTCTTGAGCTACCAAGCTAATGAACCATTTATTTATGGCTGCCACAACTTTTATCCACAAGTTGGCTGTGGGCTTGAAGATAACTTCTTTGAAGAATGTAGCAAAAACTTTAAGAAGCATGGCATTCACACCGCTGCTTTTGTTTCCAGTCAATGTGGTACACACGGACCTTGGGATGTAAATGATGGCTTGCCAACTAGAGAAGCCGACCGTCACTTACCAATTGAAGTTCAGGCCAAATCGTTATTTATGACTAACTTAATTGATGACGTGATTATTGGTAATTCTTATGCTAGTGAGGATGAGCTGCGCCGTTTAAGTGAGTTAGATAGATATGAATTATCTTTTGATGTTGAAATGTTACCGGGAATTAGTCCATTAGAGCAAAAAATTTTGCTGGAAGACAAGCATTTTCGGCGTGGCGACAGCAATGCTTTAGTTGCTCGCTCAACCATGCCGCGTGTGTGGCACAAAGCAGAGGCTAACCCAGCTCATGATAATCAAACACAATTTGAGGTTGGCGATATTTTGATTGGTAATGACGGCTTTGGTATTTATAAAAATGAATTACAAGTTGTACTTCAACCACATAGCGACGAACGGAAAAATAAGATTGCTGCGATTAAGCCAGAAGAATTGCCATTACTAAAATATTTACGACCATGGACTAAGTTTAAATTCGAAAGTCATCAAAATTAA